From a single Okeanomitos corallinicola TIOX110 genomic region:
- a CDS encoding carboxymuconolactone decarboxylase family protein, which produces MTNLIEYEDANPEVRAVYDDIRATRQTEYINNFWKALANHPPTLKRTWENLKEIMAGEGEIDPLTRELIYIAVSVTNNCEYCIASHSTAAKNKGMTDTMFGELMAITGAANMTNRLANGYQIPVDEIFKQQ; this is translated from the coding sequence ATGACTAACCTGATTGAATACGAAGACGCTAACCCAGAAGTACGTGCAGTTTACGACGATATCCGCGCTACTAGACAAACTGAATATATCAACAATTTCTGGAAAGCATTAGCTAATCATCCCCCAACATTAAAACGAACTTGGGAAAATCTCAAGGAAATTATGGCAGGTGAAGGTGAAATTGATCCATTAACGCGAGAATTAATTTACATTGCGGTGAGTGTAACTAATAACTGTGAATATTGCATTGCTTCCCACAGTACCGCAGCTAAAAATAAAGGCATGACTGATACAATGTTTGGGGAATTAATGGCGATTACTGGTGCTGCTAATATGACAAATAGGTTGGCTAATGGTTATCAAATTCCTGTGGATGAAATATTTAAACAGCAGTAA